The following proteins are co-located in the Pseudomonas cavernae genome:
- a CDS encoding M48 family metalloprotease, whose product MNLLRPTLLTLACLLAQPGLADDLPSLGDASSSIVSPEQEHQLGRAWLSLLRGQVDQLHDPQLKDFVETSVFRLAETSQLQDRRLEFVYINSPQLNAFAAPGGIVGVNGGIFLYAQSEAEYASVLAHELAHLSQRHFARGIEAQQRMQIPMMAAMLAGIIAAAAGAGDAGIAAIASTQAAAIQEQRRFSRQNEQEADRIGILNLEKAGYDPRAMPSMFERLMRQYRYDAKPPEFLLTHPVTESRIADTRNRAEQFPAGGKEDSPSYEQIRARMMLYYEETPGVSAKRFRAMLDEDPKQDAARYGLALALIKGGRLNEARDSLKALLDRAPNDVAYNLAQVDLDITANRLPDAQQRVQRLLGQYPNNYPLKQAQIDLMLKQGRSTEAEKALDALLKRRPHDPDIWYQVAETRGQAGNIIGLHQARAEYFALVGDYDQAIEQLDFAKRRSANNFQLASRIDARQKEMIEQQKLIKQMLR is encoded by the coding sequence TTGCGCCCTACTCTGCTGACGCTCGCCTGCCTGCTCGCCCAACCCGGCCTGGCCGACGACTTGCCGTCTCTTGGCGACGCCAGTTCCTCCATTGTCTCGCCGGAGCAGGAACATCAACTCGGTCGCGCCTGGCTCAGCCTGCTACGCGGCCAGGTCGATCAATTGCATGATCCGCAGCTGAAAGATTTCGTCGAAACCAGCGTCTTTCGCCTGGCTGAAACCAGTCAGCTACAGGATCGGCGCTTGGAGTTCGTGTACATCAACAGCCCGCAGCTGAACGCCTTTGCCGCTCCCGGCGGCATCGTCGGCGTCAACGGCGGCATTTTCCTCTACGCCCAGAGCGAAGCCGAATACGCCTCAGTGCTGGCCCACGAATTGGCGCACTTGTCGCAACGCCACTTCGCCCGCGGCATCGAGGCCCAGCAGCGCATGCAGATTCCGATGATGGCCGCCATGCTTGCCGGCATCATCGCCGCCGCGGCCGGCGCCGGAGATGCCGGCATCGCCGCCATCGCCTCGACTCAGGCGGCAGCCATTCAGGAACAACGGCGCTTTTCCCGGCAGAACGAGCAGGAAGCCGACCGCATCGGCATCCTCAACTTGGAAAAAGCCGGCTACGATCCGCGCGCCATGCCCAGCATGTTCGAACGCCTGATGCGTCAGTACCGCTATGACGCCAAACCGCCGGAGTTCCTCCTCACCCACCCGGTCACCGAATCGCGGATCGCCGACACCCGCAACCGCGCCGAACAGTTCCCGGCCGGTGGCAAGGAGGACAGCCCGAGCTACGAGCAGATCCGCGCACGGATGATGCTGTATTACGAGGAAACTCCGGGAGTTTCGGCCAAGCGTTTTCGCGCCATGCTCGACGAGGATCCCAAGCAGGATGCCGCCCGCTATGGCCTAGCCCTGGCGCTGATCAAGGGCGGCCGCCTCAACGAGGCGCGTGACAGCCTGAAAGCACTGCTGGACAGGGCCCCCAACGACGTTGCCTACAACCTTGCCCAGGTCGATCTGGATATCACCGCCAACCGCCTGCCGGATGCCCAACAGCGGGTCCAGCGTCTGCTCGGCCAGTATCCCAACAACTACCCACTGAAGCAGGCGCAGATCGACCTGATGCTTAAGCAGGGCCGCTCCACCGAAGCCGAGAAGGCCCTGGACGCCCTACTGAAGAGGCGCCCGCACGACCCGGATATCTGGTACCAAGTGGCCGAAACCCGCGGCCAGGCAGGCAACATCATTGGCCTGCACCAGGCCCGCGCCGAGTATTTCGCCCTGGTCGGCGACTATGACCAAGCCATCGAGCAGCTCGACTTCGCCAAACGCCGCTCGGCCAATAATTTCCAGCTGGCTTCGCGCATCGATGCACGGCAGAAGGAAATGATCGAGCAGCAGAAACTGATCAAGCAGATGCTGCGCTGA
- the queC gene encoding 7-cyano-7-deazaguanine synthase QueC: MTEKKAVILLSGGLDSATVVALAKADGYACYTMSFDYGQRHRSELQAAERVAQQLGVVEHKVIGLNLNGMGGSALTDSSIAVPESPGEGIPVTYVPARNTVFLSLALGWAEVLGARDIFIGVNAVDYSGYPDCRPEFIAAFERMANLATKAGVEGQGFRIQAPLQSMSKAEIVQAGVRHGVDYALTVSCYQADDEGHACGKCDSCRLRAAGFASAGVQDPTRYR, from the coding sequence ATGACTGAGAAAAAAGCGGTAATCCTGCTTTCCGGCGGTCTCGACTCCGCCACCGTGGTGGCGCTGGCCAAAGCCGATGGCTATGCCTGTTACACCATGAGTTTCGACTACGGCCAGCGCCATCGTTCGGAGCTGCAGGCGGCCGAGCGTGTCGCGCAACAGCTTGGGGTGGTCGAGCACAAGGTGATCGGCCTGAACCTCAATGGTATGGGTGGCTCGGCCTTGACCGACAGCTCGATCGCCGTGCCGGAAAGCCCGGGTGAAGGCATCCCGGTGACCTATGTGCCAGCGCGCAACACGGTGTTTTTGTCCCTGGCCCTGGGCTGGGCTGAAGTGCTCGGCGCGCGGGATATCTTTATCGGGGTCAATGCAGTCGACTATTCCGGCTATCCCGATTGCCGTCCTGAATTCATCGCCGCCTTCGAACGCATGGCCAATCTGGCGACCAAGGCCGGGGTAGAGGGGCAGGGGTTCCGTATTCAGGCGCCGCTGCAGAGCATGAGTAAGGCCGAGATCGTTCAGGCTGGCGTCCGCCATGGTGTGGATTATGCCTTGACGGTGTCCTGCTACCAGGCTGACGACGAAGGACACGCCTGTGGCAAATGCGACAGTTGCCGTCTGCGTGCGGCGGGCTTTGCTTCCGCTGGCGTGCAGGACCCTACCCGGTACCGCTAA
- the nadA gene encoding quinolinate synthase NadA encodes MTQISERLLVQAHLDAKQPKPLTVEEEAHYRAAIAAELKAQDAVLVAHYYCDPVLQALAEETGGCVSDSLEMARFGNQHPAKTVLVAGVKFMGETAKILNPEKRVLMPTLEATCSLDLGCPIDEFSAFCDQHPERTVVVYANTSAAVKARADWVVTSSCALEIVESLMDNGEKIIWAPDKHLGRYIQRETGADMLLWDGACIVHEEFKSRQLEDMKALYPDAAILVHPESPEAVVALADAVGSTSQLIKAAQTLPNQTFIVATDRGIFYKMQQLCPDKTFIEAPTAGNGAACRSCAHCPWMAMNTLERTLQSLREGSNEIFVDPALIPRALRPLKRMLDFTQAARLKLAGNA; translated from the coding sequence ATGACGCAGATTTCAGAACGCCTCCTGGTTCAAGCCCATCTCGATGCCAAGCAACCGAAGCCGTTGACTGTCGAGGAAGAGGCACATTATCGCGCGGCGATTGCGGCCGAGCTGAAGGCTCAGGATGCCGTGCTGGTGGCGCATTACTACTGCGATCCGGTACTCCAGGCGCTGGCCGAGGAGACCGGTGGTTGTGTGTCCGACTCCCTGGAGATGGCGCGGTTCGGCAATCAGCATCCGGCCAAGACTGTGCTGGTCGCCGGTGTGAAGTTCATGGGCGAAACGGCGAAGATTCTCAACCCGGAAAAGCGCGTGCTGATGCCGACCTTGGAGGCTACCTGCTCGCTCGATCTGGGTTGCCCGATCGATGAGTTCTCGGCCTTCTGCGATCAGCATCCCGAGCGCACCGTGGTGGTTTACGCCAATACTTCGGCGGCGGTGAAGGCGCGGGCCGACTGGGTCGTGACTTCCAGTTGTGCGCTGGAGATCGTCGAAAGCCTGATGGATAACGGCGAGAAGATCATCTGGGCGCCGGACAAGCATCTGGGCCGCTATATCCAGCGCGAGACTGGCGCCGACATGCTGCTCTGGGATGGTGCCTGCATCGTCCATGAGGAGTTCAAGTCCCGGCAGCTGGAAGACATGAAGGCGCTGTATCCGGATGCCGCGATTCTGGTGCATCCGGAATCGCCGGAAGCGGTGGTGGCCCTGGCCGATGCGGTGGGTTCCACCAGTCAGCTGATCAAGGCGGCGCAAACCCTGCCGAATCAGACCTTCATCGTCGCCACCGATCGCGGCATCTTCTACAAGATGCAGCAGTTGTGCCCGGACAAGACCTTCATCGAGGCTCCGACGGCCGGTAACGGGGCGGCCTGCCGCAGTTGTGCGCATTGCCCGTGGATGGCGATGAATACCCTGGAGCGTACCCTGCAGAGTCTGCGCGAGGGCAGCAACGAGATCTTCGTCGATCCGGCGTTGATTCCGCGGGCCTTGCGTCCGCTCAAGCGCATGCTCGATTTCACCCAGGCAGCGCGCCTGAAGCTGGCAGGCAACGCCTAG